Proteins co-encoded in one Uloborus diversus isolate 005 chromosome 9, Udiv.v.3.1, whole genome shotgun sequence genomic window:
- the LOC129229221 gene encoding translationally-controlled tumor protein homolog, giving the protein MIIFKDIITGDEMFTDSSKCRLIDDCLYEVECSHVRRCQGDVQLDGANPSQEEGDEGIEEVVESGLDLVLNQRLVETGFSKSDYKTYLKSYTKSLQEKWKEIGRSDNEISDAKAKLTEAVKKVLPKIGDVQFFMGESSNPDGLIALLEYREVPGGDEKPIMIFFKHGLLEEKV; this is encoded by the coding sequence ATGATTATTTTTAAGGATATCATTACAGGTGATGAAATGTTCACCGATTCTTCCAAATGCCGTTTAATTGACGACTGTTTGTACGAAGTGGAATGTTCTCATGTTCGAAGATGTCAAGGAGACGTTCAGCTGGATGGCGCAAATCCATCCCAAGAGGAAGGCGACGAAGGCATAGAAGAAGTAGTCGAATCTGGTTTAGATTTAGTGTTGAATCAACGACTAGTAGAGACTGGATTTTCTAAGagtgattataaaacatatttaaaatcataCACTAAGTCGCTTCAAGAAAAGTGGAAGGAAATCGGAAGAAGTGACAACGAAATCTCCGATGCTAAAGCTAAGTTAACGGAGGCTGTGAAAAAAGTTCTTCCCAAAATCGGAGATGTTCAATTTTTTATGGGTGAAAGCTCGAACCCCGATGGTCTCATCGCCCTTCTAGAATATCGCGAAGTTCCTGGGGGTGACGAAAAGcctataatgatttttttcaagcacggaTTACTCGAGGAAAAagtataa